CCTGCCCCGGCAGGGCCCGGCCGAAGAAGACGATCAGCCAGAAGGCCAGGAAGGGGAGCAGCGGGATGAGCCAGGCGTAGGCCAGCATGCTCACCACTTCATGAGGTTGATCTCATCGACGTGCACCGTCTCCAGGCTGCGGTAGGCGGCCATGACCAGGGCCAGCCCCACCGCCGCCTCGCAGGCCGCCAGGGTGATCACCACCAGGGCGAAGATGTGCCCGTTCACGGCGGCCGGGGCCACGTAGCGGTTGAAGGCCACCAGGTTGATGTTGGCGGCGTTCAGCATCAGCTCGATGCCCATGAGGATGGCCACGGCGTTGCGCCGCGTCAGAACGCCGTAGAGGCCCAGGCAGAAGAGCAGCGTGCTCACGACCAGGTAGTGGGTGAGACCGACGGTCATTCCTCTCGCCTCGCGATCACGATCGCCCCGATCAGCGACAGCAGCAGCACCAGGCTGGTGACCTCGAAGACCAGGACGTAACCGGACAGGAAGGCGCCGCCGATGGCCGCGGCGTTGTAGGCCGGCGGCTGCCCGCCGGTGACCGGCCAGGGGGTCCGGAAGAGCACCACCAGGATGAGGAAGGCCAGCCAGAGGGCGGCCGTGGCGCCGAGGGGCACCTGCTCGTTGATCTGCCGCACCCCGGTGCCGGAGCCGCCTTCGGTGAGCATGATCACAAAGAGGATGAGGACCGTGATCGCGCCGGCGTAGATCAACACCTGGATCCCGGCCACGAACTCGGCCTGGAGCAGAATGTAGAAGCCGGTCACCCCGAGGAAGGTGGGCACCAGGGACAGCGCGCTGCGGACGATGTTCCGGCTGGTGACCACGATCACCGCGGGGATCAGGATCACCAGCGAGAGGACGATGAAGGCGGCCAGTTCGCCCATCAGCGGGCCACCGTCAGCAGCAGCCCCGTGAGCAGGATGTTCAGCAGGCCCACCGGCAGCAACACCTTCCAGGACAGATTCAACAGCTGGTCCAGCCTCAGGCGGGGATAGGTCCAGCGCATCCACATCAGGAAGAAGACCAGGGCAAACAGTTTCACGAAGAACCAGACGATCGAGGGGAGCACCGGCGACCGGCCCAGCTCGATCCCGAGCACCATCAGCCCGCTGACAACGGCGGCAAGCACGGCCAGGGCCAGGATCGGGCGTACCAGCAGCGCCCGGCGCAGCGCGGAGAAGCGGATGAAGGCGGCCAGGGCCAGGGCGCCGACGCCGAGCAGGGCCCACACCCACTGCGGCAGGTTGGGTTCCAGCCAGCCGCCCAGGAAGAGGATCGCGGCCATCGCCGACATGGCGTACATCTCGGCGTACTCGCCCAGCTGGAAGAGGGCAAAGCGCATCCCGGTGTACTCGGCGAAGTAGCCGGCGACCAGCTCCGACTCCGCCTCCGGCAGGTCGAAGGGCACGCGGTTCACCTCGGCCGTGGCCGCGGCCAGGAAGAGCAGCGCGGCGACAAACCCCAGGGGCGGCACCTTGAAGAGGAACCAGCCGCCCCGCTGGGCCTCCACGATGCCCACGGTGGAGAGCGTCCCGGCGAGCATCGCCGCCCAGAGCAGCCCCAGGGCCAGGGGGATCTCGTAGCTGATCATCTGGGAGGCCGAACGCAGCCCGCCCAGCAACGCGTACTTGTTGTTGCTGCTCCAGCCCGCGATGAGGATGCCGATCACGGTAAGCGAAGCCATGGCCGCGAAGTAGACGACGCCGATGTTGATGTCGCGCACCACCAGCACGCGGCCGAACCCCGTCCCGAAGGGGATGACCACCCAGTCCAGCAGCCCGGCCACGGCCACGATGAGCGGGGCGGTGTTGAAAATCATCACATCCGCCCGGCGCGGGGTGATGTGCTCCTTCTGCAGGAGCTTGATCGTGTCCGCCACGGTCTGCAGCAACCCCCACCGGCCGACGTGCAGGGGGCCGTAGCGGACCTGGATCCAGCCGCTGATCTTGCGCTCCAGGTAGACGCCATACATGGCGCCGACGACGGCCAGAAAGGTGAAGATGACAATCGCCAGGAGCGCGGCCTTGACGATCTCAAGGAATACGGCCACCGCTCACACCCACTCCAGCGCGCCCTTGCGCCAGGCGTAGGCCAGCCCCACGAGGAGGATGCCGAGGAAGAGGACCATCTCGTAGAAGGCGAAGGCGCCCAGCTGCCGGAAGACGATGGCCCACGGGTACAGGTAGATCACCTCGACGTCGAAGACGACGAAGACCAGGGCGAACAGGTAGTACCGGACGTTGAACTGCGCCCAGGCCTGCCCAAAGGGGACGACCCCCGATTCATAGGTGAGCTGCTTCTGCGGAAGGCTCAGGCGCGGGGCCAGCAGCCAGACCACGATGAGCGGGACCACGGCCAGGATGACGCCCATGACCGCGAACACACCCACGTAGAGCCAGTCCAGGACCACCTTGGGCATTGCCTGAAGCGACCTCCGCAGGCAAAAACGCCAATCTGCCCAATTCGCAGGGCACCCGGAGGACTCCTTGCAGGCGGCTCCTCTCCGCCAGCGCGATATGCTACAGTCGTAGACAGACCATGAGCGTGCGCGCCAAGCTGTGGACCAGAGAGGAGTATGACCGGCTGATTGCCGTGGGGGCCCTGCGCCCGGAGGCCCGCGTCCAGCTCATCCAGGGAGAGATTGTCGAGATGACGCCCCAGAGCGCCGCCCACGCCACAGCCCTACGCCGCGTGCAGAAGGTCCTGGACGCAGTGTTCAGCGCGGGCTACGACGTCCGCGCTCAGCTCCCGCTGGCCCTGGGGGAGCTCTCCGAGCCGGAACCCGACATCGCCGTCGTGCCGGGATCGCTGGAGGACTACCGCGCCCACCATCCGACGACGGCCGCCCTGGTGGTAGAGGTCGCCGACACCACGCTGCAATTCGACCGCACACGCAAGCAGGAGATCTACGCCGCCGCCCGGATTCCCGAGTACTGGATCGTCGATTTGGTGGACGCCGTCCTCGAAGTCTACCGCGATCCCCAGGGCGCCTCCTACCGGACCGCGATGCGCCTGACCCCCGGCCAGCAGATCACTCCCCTGGCGGCGCCCCAGGCGTCGGTGGACATCGACGCCCTGTTCCCCTGACCCACCTGCTTCCCCCACCGGTTGAAGGCGTCCCAGCGGAAGCCCTGGCCCGCTGAGCGGCTGAGGAGGTTTTCGGTAGCCGCCCAGTCAGACGGTTCAGATGTGATAGGCGCCAGCTCCCCGCGCTGTCGGTCTGGGTGAGGTGGTTGCCGTGGGTGTCATAGGCGAGGACCGAAGTACGAATACAGCCGCCGTCCGGCCAACGGGGTGAGCCGCGCAGGTGTCGGACGTGTCGTCGCGGCCGCGGCGCTGGTGGCGGCCCTGGCCCTGGCGCTGCAGGCCCGGCCACTGTCCCCGCCGACGACGGCTGAAGCCAGGGACTGGTACTTCCAGTCGCACGCCCGGCTGTCGGAGATTCATCGGAAGAGACGTTGACGCTGCACCGGCTGGGCTTGGTCGATCGCCTGGGCACGAGTGTGCTGACGATCAATGGCCTGGAGTCCG
The nucleotide sequence above comes from Armatimonadota bacterium. Encoded proteins:
- a CDS encoding complex I subunit 1 family protein, producing the protein MAVFLEIVKAALLAIVIFTFLAVVGAMYGVYLERKISGWIQVRYGPLHVGRWGLLQTVADTIKLLQKEHITPRRADVMIFNTAPLIVAVAGLLDWVVIPFGTGFGRVLVVRDINIGVVYFAAMASLTVIGILIAGWSSNNKYALLGGLRSASQMISYEIPLALGLLWAAMLAGTLSTVGIVEAQRGGWFLFKVPPLGFVAALLFLAAATAEVNRVPFDLPEAESELVAGYFAEYTGMRFALFQLGEYAEMYAMSAMAAILFLGGWLEPNLPQWVWALLGVGALALAAFIRFSALRRALLVRPILALAVLAAVVSGLMVLGIELGRSPVLPSIVWFFVKLFALVFFLMWMRWTYPRLRLDQLLNLSWKVLLPVGLLNILLTGLLLTVAR
- a CDS encoding NADH-quinone oxidoreductase subunit A, whose product is MGVILAVVPLIVVWLLAPRLSLPQKQLTYESGVVPFGQAWAQFNVRYYLFALVFVVFDVEVIYLYPWAIVFRQLGAFAFYEMVLFLGILLVGLAYAWRKGALEWV
- the nuoK gene encoding NADH-quinone oxidoreductase subunit NuoK, whose protein sequence is MTVGLTHYLVVSTLLFCLGLYGVLTRRNAVAILMGIELMLNAANINLVAFNRYVAPAAVNGHIFALVVITLAACEAAVGLALVMAAYRSLETVHVDEINLMKW
- a CDS encoding NADH-quinone oxidoreductase subunit J gives rise to the protein MGELAAFIVLSLVILIPAVIVVTSRNIVRSALSLVPTFLGVTGFYILLQAEFVAGIQVLIYAGAITVLILFVIMLTEGGSGTGVRQINEQVPLGATAALWLAFLILVVLFRTPWPVTGGQPPAYNAAAIGGAFLSGYVLVFEVTSLVLLLSLIGAIVIARREE
- a CDS encoding Uma2 family endonuclease, with the translated sequence MSVRAKLWTREEYDRLIAVGALRPEARVQLIQGEIVEMTPQSAAHATALRRVQKVLDAVFSAGYDVRAQLPLALGELSEPEPDIAVVPGSLEDYRAHHPTTAALVVEVADTTLQFDRTRKQEIYAAARIPEYWIVDLVDAVLEVYRDPQGASYRTAMRLTPGQQITPLAAPQASVDIDALFP